NNNNNNNNNNNNNNNNNNNNNNNNNNNNNNNNNNNNNNNNNNNNNNNNNNNNNNNNNNNNNNNNNNNNNNNNNNNNNNNNNNNNNNNNNNNNNNNNNNNNNNNNNNNNNNNNNNNNNNNNNNNNNNNNNNNNNNNNNNNNNNNNNNNNNNNNNNNNNNNNNNNNNNNNNNNNNNNNNNNNNNNNNNNNNNNNNNNNNNNNNNNNNNNNNNNNNNNNNNNNNNNNNNNNNNNNNNNNNNNNNNNNNNNNNNNNNNNNNNNNNNNNNNNNNNNNNNNNNNNNNNNNNNNNNNNNNNNNNNNNNNNNNNNNNNNNNNNNNNNNNNNNNNNNNNNNNNNNNNNNNNNNNNNNNNNNNNNNNNNNNNNNNNNNNNNNNNNNNNNNNNNNNNNNNNNNNNNNNNNNNNNNNNNNNNNNNNNNNNNNNNNNNNNNNNNNNNNNNNNNNNNNNNNNNNNNNNNNNNNNNNNNNNNNNNNNNNNNNNNNNNNNNNNNNNNNNNNNNNNNNNNNNNNNNNNNNNNNaaatatttattaaggcacaacttctaatgttaaagtgttacaatgttcatggtagagttctgtgatttcccatggtctgtgaatgcgtctgaatgaatgcgagagcgagggggcgggggagcaggtgagagagcgcacgcctgggtgagtcaggtgtatgacgtacggcgcatgagcgaggttgatgtgtgagaccggaactgttctgttggttttttgtCGTGGTTCCGGCcaacagtcaccgagtcctggaaccaaaccgttcagcaataaatgcaggtttgttcaataaCGCCTcatcattcatcacgtgtccggctggacgctacaatagtaacgagtaacgattcagcacatgaaaaatgtatcggagtaaaagtattaaattcatcaaaaatatgtagtgcagtaaaagtagaagttggggaaaaaaataatactcaaaAAAGTACAGgtactgcattttagtacttaagtacagtacttaagtagttctacttcgttactatacatctctgctcaCACAGGGCGTGGATCAGCCGCggctcagaagcgtcccagaagcatctctccgcgccacggcgcgagctttccgcaggatttctattttttccgcgagccgcggctaaacctcgtaaatttcaacagagcactgcgcaccagacaggaaatccgacagagaatcaacataataaacttccgccccctttcaaaataaaacacaatactcagttcatgtcgcttatcacaacttcacatcaacgttacgtcatgaccggtggcaccaggtgatcaaagatcgatcaaagggtctcaacgagagactaattgttgaagtggaacaacacacaatcatttatgacacaacagatgctttttataatctcctccacgtcggacaagcaaagtcagctgtttgttgttgttgttttctttatacactgtttatcgcggggtctcgggtatgtccaggattctcgcgtgatctcgtgatctcaggtgaatacggccggctcgctctgctgccgttccgctgccgctccgcctcctgtgtgagtcccgtgttaggTAAAacgaggtcacatgtgggccttgaggtcctcggcagtattaactgtttgtcttagactaggtgccaccatatctcaacactgtggtggccacgGTTcaagagacctattgctgccttcctagtcataatagatagcttgttgttgatgttccaatctgcgtaaacagacatctgtgtccagactagaatatgctgacaataacacctccatgaataaaaacattctctttgactaattctgggcgtgtagtatttgtggtgttatcttggggtttaaagtctatccaccaggatgagttgggcagaatgtgagaccgactcagatgtgagactgactcagatGCTGACTGATGGACCGAAGGTTGAATGTCCAAATCAGAACCCTTTACACTGACAGTAATGCCCTCGCAAAATTCAAATCTTTTTGAATGAACAATAGTAGGTAGCGAGTCTAATGCACGTAAATCTGAGATCGTCAAATGGTTTTTACCATTTTCTGTGTCCAGTGTGAAGCATGGATTGTTCTTGAATTCTTCATAAAACTTGCCTTTTTCATCATAAACGTAGAAAGAAGAGATGAGTCGTGGTTTCTATCCCAGAGATTGTTTATACCAGTAATGGTTTGTACCAGTATAGGTTTGCctttcataaaaacattgtaAAGCCAACTCGTCTCCTgcgttttctttaaaaatcatgGATGTTGGGTCCTTCAGGTTAAAGACGAATCTTGAGGAACCATCAAGATGTTATCAGGGCAAAGTTGAAAAGCCAGCATCTGTGATGATTTGCACATCTGTGAAGGCACTATTAATGCTGAAAAGTACATCAAAGTTTTggagcaacatatgctgccatCCTGATTGACTTCTTTTTCAGGGACGTCCATCTGGAAAGACATGACAAGCCACATTTTGTACTTGTTACAACAGCCTGGCTTCATAGTAAAAGAGTGTACAAGGCTGACCTACCTTCAGTTCAGACCTGTTTCCTACTGAAAAAGTGTGACACTTTATGAAGTAGAAAAAATGACATCTAGGACTTTCGCCTAAGTAACTGTAAGcttatattatactgtattcaAATAGTATAGTTAAAAAATGACTGTGATTTTATGTATgtttcatactgtacatcatcCTAACTGTTTTGAAATATGGGTTGTATATTATCTGATCGCATAAGCAATCAACAATTGAGCCACAATAGCATCATATTTCAGTCTGACATAAGTTCAGACTGCACGAGTTACATACttattagtttctgactctggaAAAGTCTCAGTAAAATTGGTAAAAACTCTATCGATCTATCTCTATTTTTGAGTTTGGTCTTTAATATATGACTTTTAGCTCAAAGAGTGTACTTACAGTATAATGCTGTACTGTATCTGTTAGATCCCCATCAAAAGTGTGAATAAGAGGAAGAACATTAAAGCTGTGTACTATTGTGAAATTCACAACAAGCTTTAAATTCATAAAATGGGCCTGGACATCATCAAAAGCAGATTGTAATATAGTGAAGGCCTTGTTTTGCCGTAGATCTGATGGCGTCTCGATTGCATATTGCAGTTTTCATTTGGAATTGGATTATGTACATAAGCAGCAGGGGGGGGCAATGTTGATTCTTATTGGACCCTTCGTAAACCATCTGGGAAATCGATGTAAAACCATCGGCAACCTGAACTTTACCAGAATATGATTTGAAAAATAGCAATCATTAAGACCAATGGGAAGCACCTcgtttattaaaacattattaacaGCATTTGTAGCATTTTGCAGATCTACAAAGAGGGCAGCACAATGTGGCTTTTTACAATGTAATCTACTGACACTACAgctaaaacagtttttgtacaaTGACTGTGTCCTGACCTCTATAGATGAAGGACAGTATTTTGAATGCACCTATTGTGAGTTCACCAGTGACTCTGCAGTTTTGTACAGCTAGAGCAGTTTGGATACAGACAATAGTTGTTTAGGATGCAAACATTTCCacctttgtgttattttctacTGTATCTATGCATGGAAACTGGTATGATTGATATTAGACAAAGATCATGGCcatgcataaaaacaaacataagctATGAGTAAAAAATGGGTTGAAAAGCATTAAAAAGTTGAAAATGGGTGAGTTAGGAAACTAAATGACTTGGTAAAGGTTAGAGAAATCTTGTTTTGACAGAAATCCAGTGGTACCTATAGGTCAACACATGAACACCCAAACAAAGTAAAGCATACATGTATCATGTCTAGTTCTACTGCTTTACACCGgagtacacacattcatctctggtgttgttcctctgtcttcttgGTCTCTTGGGCAGGTTGACATTTAAAGCAGCATAATGGAGGTTGTCTtcgtctctgtgaccctggtaACATGATATGTAAAAGTCAATTAGGATATCGGTCATGACAGACATTTTGTTGGTTGATGTGCAATAAAAAGTAATCAACGGATTATGAAGGTAAATTTCACCTCTGCATTTGCTGTGGAGGGAGCTGATAATCTTGCTTGGCAGTCTAGttgtgaaacacaaaaaaatgttttattgaaaagttacatttattgAATACATGCTGTCAGATACAAAAAGTACCAGTTACCTGTACATTGGCACTTGTTTCTCTTGATCATCTTGTACAATGAGAACGCCAGTAAAACAACCAGGATGGTGGTAAATGTCAAAGCTCCGATCAAGAAATACACCAAGACAAGAGAGTCCACCTCATCTGGAGATGAACCTTTAGAGACATTACAGAGCTTTCATGATTGTCATCAAATTTAATTAACATGTATCCATCACTATTTAACAAATGAGACAAGCTTTGTGAAAAAACTGACTTACCTTCAAAGTCCAGCTTGGTCCCGTTTCCAAACAGTATGTGTCCACATGAGGCAACAGCACAGTAGTAGGTCCCAGCATGAGAAAGATTCAGGCTCTTCATCGGCAAGTTgtagacacaggtgtgtgtttgtgtgttgggtttcctctcacactgatCATTCCTGCCTCCATGGGTGTAAATGAGTCCTGGATGAGATTCTTCAGAGTCTTTGAACcagtaaacactgtgttctCCATTACAGGtcccagtgtgtactgtacagttcagaGTCACAGAGCCTCCTGGCTGGATGGTCTCAGATGCCGACTCATGGATCACAGCTGGGATGTTTAAACCTGAACCCTTCACACTGACAGTGATGACCTCTGCAAATGTGAATTTTACTGAGGTATTTACACAATAGTAGGTAGCTGAGTCTAACGTTTGTAACTCTGAGATCTTCAAGTGGTTTGTACCATTTCCTGTGTCCAGTGTGAAGCGTGGATTATTTTTGAATTCTTCATAAAAATTGCCTGTGTCATCGTAACTGTAGAAAGAAGAGATGAGCCTTGGTTTCTGTCCCAGAGATTGTTTATACCAGTAATGGTTTGTAGCAGTCTTGGTTTGtctttcataaaaacattttaaagtcacCTTGTCTCCTGcgttaaatgataaaaaatcaCTCTCCTGAAGAATGGATGAGGAAGATTTCAGTTCAGTCACCTGAGCTGAAGTGAAATATGAGACAAAGTCAATCCACAGTTACTTTAATGTGACAGAGTTTAgtgtaaattattaaattagaaATATTACAAACGTTTCAATGAGTAGGGATcatatataaaaagataaaaactggagccataaatacagaaaactcACCCATTATCCCCAAGAACAAACACGTCAGATAGAAGACAAACTTTGCAGATGTCATCGTGTTCAAATTGTTGTGTCGACTGAAATAATACTGACAGCGTCTCCACTCTTCACAGACAAGACTGTGTCTGATTGGTCAGCCATAAATAACTATGACGTGTATATAGGAAACATGGTCACATGCGCACTGCCACCTTTGATGTGAAGTTTGGTTTTTGTGGAGATTCACACAGTGAGAGATGGCTGCCATCAGATCAAACATGAATCTAATACATAGTTATGAGCAGATCATTATTGTTGATCCCTGATAGTGATATCAAAGTTCTTATTTCAAGCTGTAGTCCATAAACTAACTCTGTATTTTGTGCTGCTTTGAACAGACAGTCTATCTTT
Above is a genomic segment from Larimichthys crocea isolate SSNF chromosome XIV, L_crocea_2.0, whole genome shotgun sequence containing:
- the LOC109140682 gene encoding immunoglobulin kappa light chain-like isoform X1 is translated as MTSAKFVFYLTCLFLGIMAQVTELKSSSSILQESDFLSFNAGDKVTLKCFYERQTKTATNHYWYKQSLGQKPRLISSFYSYDDTGNFYEEFKNNPRFTLDTGNGTNHLKISELQTLDSATYYCVNTSVKFTFAEVITVSVKGSGLNIPAVIHESASETIQPGGSVTLNCTVHTGTCNGEHSVYWFKDSEESHPGLIYTHGGRNDQCERKPNTQTHTCVYNLPMKSLNLSHAGTYYCAVASCGHILFGNGTKLDFEGSSPDEVDSLVLVYFLIGALTFTTILVVLLAFSLYKMIKRNKCQCTDCQARLSAPSTANAEGHRDEDNLHYAALNVNLPKRPRRQRNNTRDECVYSGVKQ
- the LOC109140682 gene encoding immunoglobulin kappa light chain-like isoform X2; translation: MTSAKFVFYLTCLFLGIMAQVTELKSSSSILQESDFLSFNAGDKVTLKCFYERQTKTATNHYWYKQSLGQKPRLISSFYSYDDTGNFYEEFKNNPRFTLDTGNGTNHLKISELQTLDSATYYCVNTSVKFTFAEVITVSVKGSGLNIPAVIHESASETIQPGGSVTLNCTVHTGTCNGEHSVYWFKDSEESHPGLIYTHGGRNDQCERKPNTQTHTCVYNLPMKSLNLSHAGTYYCAVASCGHILFGNGTKLDFEDEVDSLVLVYFLIGALTFTTILVVLLAFSLYKMIKRNKCQCTDCQARLSAPSTANAEGHRDEDNLHYAALNVNLPKRPRRQRNNTRDECVYSGVKQ